Genomic DNA from Jatrophihabitans sp.:
CCGCACGACCGCCGCCCCCTCCCCCTCGGTGATCGCGACTCGCGGATCCGAGCGGTTGAACAGCACCGCCCTGGCCGTTCTCCGGTAACCCAGCAGATCCAGGATGTCCAGCGTGATCCGCAGATGCTTCAACACCGGGCGCTCAGGGGTGGCCACCACCACCTGGTGTTGGGCATGATCCAGCGCGACCAGCACCGCCGGTGAGAACCGCGCCGGCAGGTCGATGACGATGACGTCGTACCGGCGGGTCAGTGCCCGCAGCAGCAAGCCGATCTTCGCCGGTCTGATCCGCCTGGCGTCACCGGGCGTCACCGGCGCGAGGATGCAGTCCAGGCCCGACTCCGCGGACGCGGTGATCAGGTCGCCGGTGTCCAGCAGCCCGCCGACATCGCGCTTGCCGATGAGATGGCTCAGCGTGCGGCTGGTGTCCAGATCCAGCGCCGAGGCGATGTCGCCGTACTCCAGGTCGAGGTCCAGCAAGCACACCCGGCGCTCGCCGGCGCCCTGTAAGGCAACCGCGAGATTGGTGGCCAGCGTGGTCTTGCCGCAGCCGCCCTTGGCGGCGAGCACTGCGAAGATCTGGCCACCGGTCCGAGGCGCCGTCGCCGCTGAACAAGCGTGCGCGATCTCATCGTGTACGGCACTATCAAGCACCGCGTGCGCGCCGGCCGCGATCGCTCGCGCGACCTCGGCGTCGTCCAACCGCTGGCGGATCAGGATCACCAGCGCTGCCGGGTGCTCCTCGGTGACCCGCGCGGTGAACCTCAGCGCCTCATCGAGGCCGACCGTGGCGCCGATCACCACCGGGTGCCGGCCGGTCATGTTGACCAGCAGCGCCAAGGCCATGCCTGGCGCCGACACGATCCGCACGTCGCCGCCGATGCTGGTGGCCAGCACCAGTGCCGCCTTCAGGTCCGGCTCGCAGACGATCGTCACGTCACCCTGCTCCCTGGCTTCCGCCAATCCATGGTGTGAAAGGAGCGTGACGTATTCCGTCGAGAGTGGGCAGCGGGTGATCGGTCAGGCCTTAGGTCCCCTGATCGGGTGACAGCCAGGTGCGAAGAGTACTTACCGTGTCGCGCTAGGTGATTAGTGACAACGCATATCGGTCATGCGGGGCTTCTTGAGCAAATCTTTAGGCACTCTATAAGGCTGGAGTGTGCTTTGATGAGAGATCGCGAAGTTAAGTCAAAGTACGGTCTTAGCGGGGGTCCATGGACATCAGCACGGTGGTCGACACGACCGGTGATGTTCCACGCGCCCGCCGCCTCTCAGAGAGCACGACCGCAACAGGGTTGATCGTCGTCGACAGCCATCCGGTCACCCGGCTCGGCTTGACCCTGATGGTGAACGGGCAGTCTGATATGCGCACTGTCGGCGAGGCCGGAACCGCGGCCGAGGCGATCGGCCTGATCAGCGCGTTGCGGCCGGACGTGGTCACGATCGGGCTGTCGCTGCCCGATCGCCCCGGCCTTGAACTGGCCGCTGAACTGCGCGATCGATTTGAAGGCCTGGGCATCGTGATCTTCACCGCTCGCGGCGAGGACGACGTGCTGTTTCGCGCACTGGAGACCGGCGCCTCCGCGTTCGTGTCCAAGACGGCGTCATCACCGGAGATCCTCGGCGCCATCAGGCACGCCGCGGTCGCCGCGTCCTGCTTCAGCTCCCGAGGGTTGGCCGCCGCCCTGCGACGACGCCAGCTCGCTCCTGCGTTGCCCGTGCTCAGCGAGCGGGAACGCCAGGTGCTCAACCTGCTGCTGGCCGGGCTCTCGGTGCCCGACCTTGCCGGCCGGCTGCACATCAGCGTCTCGACCGCCAAGACCTATGTCGCCCGTCTCTACGACAAGCTCGGGGCCAACAGCAAGGCGCAGGCGCTGCTGACCGCGGTCAGGTTGGGACTCGTCGAAAGCGCCCCGGCTCCGGCGCGGTCCGGCGTCTGAGACAGTTCGCCGTCAGGCGGGGTTCGCCGTCAGGCGGGGTTCGCCGTCCCGGCCACGCGGTCTCAGGCGTCCGACGTGCGAGCGATGGTCGCACTGGCCCGGCGCACCGTCGGCGCCCGGCCGGCCGGAAGGCAGTCGGCCAGGAACTCATAGCTGTGGAGCAGGACGCCGGCAGCCCGCGAGCCCCTCGCGGCCTGGCTCTGGACGGCGTGCAGCCAGTCGGCGATGTCGCCCCAGCCGGGAGCGGCCAACGAGCCGCCCATCTGCTGCACCGACAGCGCCGCGCACAGGTTGCCGAACGCCAGCCGGTGACGCAACGGCCAGTTCCGCAACGTCGCCAGCACGAACGCCGCCGCGAAGACGTCGCCGGCGCCGGTGGCGTCGACCGCGTTGACCGGGAGCGAGGGCACCCACTCCTCCTCGCCGGTGAGCGAGTCGATCGCGATCGAGCCCTGGCCCCCGCAGGTCACCACCACCACCGGTACCGAGTCGGCCAGCTGGAGGAGCGCCGCGCGCGGGTCGTCGGTGCGGGTGTAGGCCATCGCCTCGGTGCTGTTGGGCAGGAACGCATGCAGTTCAGCCAGCTGCTGCAGCACGTCAGCTGACCACTGCTGGCTCGGATCCCAACCGACGTCGCCGAACAGCAGCATGCCCCGCTTGTGGGCGGTGCTCACCCATGCCTCCGGCTCCTGGCCCAGGTGCACCACACCGGCGGCCGCCGACGGCGGGTCGGCCAGCAAGGTGCTGGCCGAGATCGGCGACGGGTGGCTGTGGGTGACCATCGCGCGGTCGCGCTGCACCGCCAAGGACACCGTCACCGGAGAGTGCCAGTGGGCCAGCCGCTTGGACCGGGACAGGTCCACGCCCTCCTGCTCGGCCAGCGTCCGCCACAGGAAGTCGCCGTAGACGTCGTCGCCGAACACCGCGGCCAGGCCCGTGCGCAGCCCCAGCCGGCTCGCCGCCACTGCCAGGTTGGCGACTCCGCCGGGGCAGGAGCCCATGCCCTCGGCGAGCAGCTCGGTGCCCTGGGTAGGCAGCGCGGGCAGTCCGGTCAGCACCACGTCGAAGAACACGGTGCCCTGCATGATCACGTCGAAATCCGGCTCGGTCACATTTACCTCGCTCACCTGTATGAGAGTGCCACCTCTAGGGTCTTCTCACATGCGACTGGTGCTGGTGGGAGGTGGCGGCTTTCGGGTCCCGCTGGTGTACCGGGCGCTGCGCCGCCGTCCTGAGCTTGCGATCACCGAACTGGTGCTCTGCGATGTCGAGGCTGCCCGGCTGGCCGCGATCGGACACGTCCTGCCACCGGACCCGGCGATCCGGATCAGGCTGGAGACCGATCTGACCGAGGCCGTCCGCGGCGCCGACTTCGTGTTCTCGGCGATCCGGGTCGGCGGAGCGGCCGGTCGGGTGGCCGATGAGCGCCGGGCGCTGTCGGCCGGTGTGCTGGGCCAGGAGACGGTGGGCGCCGGCGGCCTGGCCTATGGGCTGCGGACCCTGCCGGTCGCGCTGGAGCTGGCTCGCGCGGTCGCTGACCTCGCGCCGACGGCTTGGCTGATCAACTTCACCAATCCGGCCGGCATGATCACCGAGGCCAGCCAGGCGGTGCTGGGCAACCGGGTGATCGGGATCTGCGACTCGCCGGTGGGGTTGGTCCGACGGGTCTGCCGGGCGCTGGGAGTGCCCGAGGCCGAGCTTCGCACCGGTCGGGTGGCGCCTGACTACGCCGGCGTCAACCACCTGGGCTGGTTGCGCTCGCTGCGCCGGGACGGCGTCGACCTGCTGCCGGACCTGCTCGGCTCCGACGCCCGCATCGAGTCCTTCGAGGAGGGCCGGTTGTTCGGCGCGCCGCTGCTGCGGGCGCTGGGCGCGGTTCCCAACGAGTACCTGCACTACTACTACAACACCGCCGAGGTGCTCGCGGCGCTGGCCCAGGGCTCGACCAGGGGCGAGTTCCTGCTGCGGGAGCAGCAGGACTTCTATGCCGCCGCGGCGGCCCGGCCGGCTGAGGCGCCCGCGCTGTGGGAGGCGACCAGACGCCGCCGGGAGCAGAGCTACCTCGCCGAAGCGCGCGCTGCCGAGCAGCCTCGCGACGAGCAGGACCTGGCCGGCGGCGGCTATGAGGAGGTGGCGCTGGATCTGATGCAGGCCCTGTCCGGCGGGCCGGCAGCCCGGCTGATCGTGAACGTGGCCAATGGCGCCACGCTGCCCGAGCTACCGGCAGAGCTGGTGATCGAAGCGCCCTGCCAGGTCGATTCGACCGGCGCCCGGCCGCTGCCGATGGCCGGGCTGGAGCTGCACCAGCTGGGCCTGATCGCCGCGGTGCGAGCCGCCGAGCGCGCCGCCATCGAGGCGGTGCGCACCGGCTCCTATCAGGCGGCGCTGCGCGCGTTTGCCCTGTCGCCGCTGGTGAACTCGACCCGGATCGCCCAGCGGCTGCTGGAGGATCTGCTGCGAGCCGACCCGGCGCTGGCCCGGCTGCTGCGCTCAATCCCTGACCGCAGCGCGAAGTGACGGTCATGCAGCGGGCATGCGCCGGCTCGTGATCCGCGACGGGCGCCGCGCTAGGAGTCAGAGGACGAGCCGGTCCCGCCTTCCAGGTCGCCCTCGGTGTCGAGGAATGCCTGCTGCAGCGCCGCGAGGGTGTCGGGGTCGGGGTGCTCCCACATCTTGCGCTGGGCGGCCTCCAGCAACCGCTCGGCGATCCCGTGCAACGCCCACGGGTTCGACTCGGCGAAGAACTTCTGCAACTGAGGGTCGAGCACGTAGGTCTGGGCGAGCTTCTCATACATCCAGTCGGCCACCACCCCCGCAGTGGCGTCATAGCCGAACAGGTAGTCCACGGTGGCGGCCAGCTCGAAGGCGCCCTTGTAGCCGTGTCGCTGCATCGCATCCAGCCAGCGCGGGTTGACCACCCGGGCCCGGAAGATCCGCGCCGTCTCCTCCGACAGCGTCCGGGTGCGGACCGCGTCCGGGTTGGTGCTGTCACCGATGTAGGCGGCGGGCGCGGTGCCGGTCAGGGCCCGCACAGTGGCCACCATGCCCCCGTGATACTGGAAGTAGTCATCGGAGTCGGCGATGTCGTGCTCGCGGCTGTCGACGTTCTTCGCAGCGATGCTGATCCGGCGGTAGGCGTTCTCCATGTCGGGGCGGGCTTGGATGCCCTCCACCCCGCGGCCGTAGGCATAACCGCCCCAGGCCGCGTAGACCTCGGCCAGGTCGGCGTCGTCACGCCAGTTTCGGCTGTCCAGCAAAGGCAACAGGCCCGCGCCGTAGGCGCCGGGCTTGGAGCCGAACACCCGCAGGGTGGCCCGCCGCTGATCACCGTGGGCAGCCAGGTCCGCCTGGGCGTGCGCCCGGATGAAGTTCTGCTCGAGCGGCTCGTCCTGATCGGCGACCAGTCGCACCGCGTCGTCGAGCATCGCCACCACGTGCGGGAAGGCGTCGCGGAAGAAGCCGGAGATCCGGACGGTGACGTCGATCCGAGGCCGGTCTAGCTCGGCCAGGCTGATCAACTCCAGGCCCGAGACCCGCCGCGACGCCTCGTCCCAGACCGGTCGCACCCCGAGCAGCGCCAGGATCTCGGCCACGTCGTCACCGGCAGTGCGCATCGCCGAGGTCCCCCAGGCCGACAGGCCGACCGAGCGCGGCCAGTCGCCGGTGTCGGCGCGGTAGCGGGCCAGCAGCGAGTCGGCCATCGCCTGGCCGGTCTCCCACGCCAACCGGCTCGGGATCGCCTTCGGGTCCACGGAGTAGAAGTTGCGACCGGTCGGCAGCACATTGATCAACCCTCGCAAGGGTGAACCGCTCGGGCCGGCCGGCACGTAGCCACCGTCCAGGGCGTGCAGCACATTGGTCAGCTCATCGGTGGTGCGAGCGAGCCGGGGCACCACCTCGGACGCGGCGAAGGCCAGCACCTCGCTGACCAGCGCGACCCGGCCGTCACCGGCGCCGAGAATCTCGCCGGCCACCGCGCCGGCCGCGTCGACGCGCCAGTCCCGGGCCTCCATCGCCGCGACCAGCCGGTGCGCCAGGTCCTCGGCCTCATCGACGTCGGTCCGGGCCTCGTCACCCTGCTCGGACAACCCCAACGCCTCACGCAGTCCCGGCAGCGCCGCCGCCTGACCGCCCCAGACCTGCTTGGCCCGCAGCATCGCCAGCACCAGGTTGACCCGGGCCTCGCCCTGCGGCGCCTGACCGAGGATGTGCAGGCCGTCGCGGATCTGGACGTCCTTGATCTCGCAGAGCCAGCCGTCGATGTGCAGGATGAACTCGTCGAACTCCGCATCATGCGGACGGTCGGCCAGGCCAAGGTCGTGGTCGAGCTTGGCGGCCTGGATCAACGTCCAGATCTGGGCCCGGATGGCCGGCAGCTTCGCCGGGTCCATCGCGGCGATGCTGGCGTGCTCGTCCAGCAGCTGCTCCAGCCGGGTGATGTCGCCGTAACTCTCGGCTCGCGCCATCGGCGGGATCAGGTGATCGACCAGGGTGGCGTGCGCGCGGCGCTTGGCCTGGGTGCCCTCCCCCGGGTCGTTCACCAGGAACGGGTAGATCAACGGCAGCTCACCGAGCGCGGCGTCGGTGGCGCAGGAGGCGGACATGCCGGCCCCCTTGCCCGGCAGCCATTCCAGGTTGCCGTGCTTGCCCACATGCACCACGGCGTGCGCGCCGAAGTCCTCGGCCAGCCACCGGTAGGCGGCGAAGTAGTGGTGGCTCGGCGGCAGGTCCGGGTCGTGATAGATCGCCACCGGGTTCTCGCCGAAGCCCCGTGGCGGCTGCACCATCACCACCACGTTGCCGGCCCGCAAGCCGGCCAGCACGATCTCGCCTTGGGAGTCCTGGCTGAAGTCGACGAACAGCGTGCCGGGCGCGGCGCCCCAGTGCTGCTCGATGCCCTCGCGCAGATCGGCCGGCAGGGTGTCATACCAGCGCCGGTAGTCCGCGGCGGTGATCCGCACCGGGTTGCCCGCCAGCTGCTCGGCGGTCAACCAGTCCTGATCCTGGCCGCCGGCCGCGATCAGCGCGTGGATCAGCGCGTCGCCGTCGAGCGCGCTCACACCGGGCAGGGCGTCCGGGCCGTCGACCGGGCCGATGTCATAGCCCTGCTCGCGCATCGCGGTCAGCAGCCGGACGACGCTGGCCGGGGTGTCCAGCCCGACCGCGTTCCCGATCCGGGAATGCTTGGTGGGATAGGCCGAAAGCATCACCGCGATCTTGCGCTGGGCCGGCGGGATGTGGCGCAGCCGGGCATGCCGGACCGCGATGCCGGCGACCCGGTCGGCCCGCTCGGGGTCAGCGACGTAGACCGTCAACCCGTCAGCGTCGACCTCTTTGAACGAGAACGGCACCGTGATCAACCGGCCGTCGAACTCGGGGATCGCGACCTGGGTGGCGGCGTCCAGCGGAGACAACCCGTCGCCGTTGGCCAGCCAGCTCTCCCGCGAGCTGGTCAGGCACAGCCCCTGCAGGATGGGAACGTCGAGTGCCGCCAGGGCGCCGACGTCCCAGGCTTCGTCATCGCCGCCGGCCGAGGCGGCAGCCGGCTTGGTCCCGCCGGCGGCCAGCACCGTCACCACCAGCGCGTCGGCGGCGCCCAGCGTGCTCAGCAGCTCTGGCTCGGCCGCCCGCAGCGAGGCGCAGAAGACCGGCAACGCTCGGCCGCCCTTGCCCTCGATGGCCTCGCACAGCGCGTGCACGAACGCGGTGTTGCCGGCGACGTGATGGGCGCGGTAGTACAGAACGGCGACTGTCGGCCCTTCGGTCGCGCGGGACTGCCGCTCTAGCACCCCCCACAGTGGGGTGCTGGCCGGCGGCTCGAAGCCGTGCCCGGTCAGCAGGACGGTGTCGGACAGGAATCGGTGCAGCTGGCCCAGATTGCCCGGGCCGCCCTCTGCCAGGTAAGCGTGAGCCTCGGCAGACACGCCGTAGGGCACGGTCGACAGCTTCATCAGCTCCGCGTCCGGCTGCTGCTCGCCGCCGAGCACGACCACGGGTCGGCCGCTGGCCAGCAGCGCGTCGATGCCGGCCTCCCACATCCGGTAACCGCCCAGGATGCGCACCACGGCCAGCTCCACGCCGACGAGCAGGTCGGGCAGGTCCTCGGCCTCGGTTCGAGCCGGATTGGCCAGCCGGTAGTCGGCGCCGCTGGCTCGGGCGCTGAGCAGATCGGTGTCCGAGGTCGAGAGCAGCAGGATCACAGTGTTCCTCCCCGGGGTCCGCGCCCCTGGCGTGTAGGTAAGCGGCCGGTTGGAGTGTCTGGCTCCTCCGAAAGACTCGGAGTCACAGTGGCGGGACCGCGCCGGGATTGCACCGGCTTCCTCCAGCGTGGCCGCTAGGCGGGCTAACTGTAGCTGGCCGGATCTCACCGGCCGGCACGTCACATCACTTCGGGCACGGTGCTGGGAACCCGGATGATGACCTCCAGCCGCTCGATGGCCTGCTGCGCCAAGGCCAGCGCCTCGGCTGCGGTGCCGGCGTGAGCGCGGGCCTGAGCCAGCCGCGAGTGCGAGCTCTGCAGGCCGTTGAGCTCGGTTCCGGGCGGAAGCGGCCACTTGACGGTGACACCGTCAGGATGCGGTCCGTCGACTCCGGCTATCTCCACCAGGACACCGGACGGCGGGGCGACGGCGAACCAGATGGCCTCGCACCTGGGAGCGCGGTCGGGGTCCTGCAGTGTCGAGCGGATGCTTGGGAGCACCTTCTCGCCCATCATCTGGCGCCACTGGTTCTTGACCAGGTCGACACCGGTGGCGTCGGTGACCAGATCCCAGATGGAGTCGCCGCCGAAGCGCAGGTGAGTCTCGATGAGTCGCGGGCCGGACTGGGTGAGGACGATCTCGGTGTGGGTCGGGCCGAACTCGACGCCGAGCGCGTCGAGTGCTCGGCACACGTGCGCGCCGATCGCCTCCACGTCCTCGGGGTCCAGCGGGGCGGGCATCACGTGCCCGAGCTCCACCAGGCTGACCGGGTCGGAGTACTTGCGGGTGATGGTCACGACCTGGTGCTCGCCCTGCTCGGAGAAGCACTCCACGCTGTACTGGACGCCGGGCAGGAACTTCTCGACTATCACCCGGATCGGCCTGTCGGTGGCTTGGGCGGTGGCTTGGGTCGGGCTGTCGGTGGCCTGGTTCGGAGTGGTCATCAGGACGGGCGCCGTTCCCTGCGCGCGGGTGATTCCCTGGGCGCGGGCGAAGGCGGACGCCGCCTCGGCCGGTTCGGAGATTATCGACACCCCCGCGCTGGCCATGCCGCTGGCCGGTTTCACCACACACGGGTAGCCGTGCGCGGCGGCGAAGTCCCGCAACTCGGCCTCGTCGCAGACGGTGGCCGAGGGAGTGGACTCGACACCGGCCTCGGCCAGCCGTTGCCGCATGGCGTACTTGTCGTGGACCAGCCGGACCGTCTCGGTCGAGTGGGCGGGCAGGCCGAGGGCTTGCCCGACCGCTGCGGCAGCGACCTGACCCTGGTCGCTGAAGCTGCCGATCCGGGTCACCGGTTGGAGCTGGTGGACCAACCTGGCAAAGGCGACCCACTCATCGACGGAGGCCCCGGCGGGCAGCACGACGATCCGAGCGAGCTTCTCCGGCTCGTCGATCTTCACCATCTGCTCTGGATCGCAGATCACGCTGGAACTGACGACCTGACCGGAGTCCCTCGCCCAAGTCCGCAGCCGATCGGGGATGTAGTACCCGTTGCCGAAGATCAACACGTGCTCGGACATCGTCTTCATTCCCTTCGGTTCGGGTCGGTCTTGGGTCACGGGTCGGTCTTGGGTCACGGGTCGGTCCGGGTACGGCTGGGAGGTCTGGACTCGCGCGGTCGGGTCGATGTCCTGACCACCGCAGGTTAACCGGATCGACCCTGTCGGCGGGGCAAGTCCGGAGGTAATTGCGCGGCGAGCAGGCAGCCCGAGGAGTCATCCCCAGGCAGCGTCGGCTTCGACCGTGAGCCGGTTGTCCACAGGGGATTGTCGATATCCACAAAGTGGAAATCCCGTCTTCTACGGCACGAAGCCGATTAAATTGAGCGACATGCCCACCACCGCTCTCGCCGCGTCCGCTCCGACGGCCGAGCTTGGCGACACCGGCTGGGGCGAGCGTCCGGTGTCCGCCGAGCCGGCGTCGGCCACCGAGCGGCTGATTCAGCTACTGGAGCTGGCGCCAGCCGCACGACCCACCGGTGAGATCGCCAGGTTCGACCCGCGCCGGCTGTCTGCTGGCGCCCGAATCGACCTGCTCACCCTGCTGGAACAGCAGAAGCACTGGCTGGACTCCGTGCAGCAGCAAGTGCTCGCCGAGATCGAAGCCGCTGACGCCAGCGAGCTCAACCTCTCACAAGAGGCCGTCTCACTGGCCTTGGGAGTTCCGCCCCGAACCGCGCAGGCCAAGCTCAAGACGGCCAGCCTGCTCGTTCGGGAGCTGCCCGGCGCCCTGGCTCTGCTGAGTGCCGGCAAGATCTCCTACCGGCACACCGAGGTGATCTGTGAGCAGGTGTGGTCGCTGGCACCCCAGCTGGTCGCCGAGTTCGAGGCCCTCGCGCTGGCCCGAGCGGCTGATCAAACCGTCGGCCAATTGCGGCAGGCCGCCCGGCGAGCGGCGGCCCGGCTTGATCCGGCAGGCGCTGAAGAACGCCATCAGCACGCCCTCACCAGTCGCAAGGTGGGCTTTCAACCGTGTGAGGACGGCATGGTGCTGCTGCCCGTCCTGCTGGACGCGCCGCAAGGGCAGCTGATCTTCACCCGGTTGACCGCCGCAGCGACCCTGCTGCCCGCCGCCGATCCGCGGACGATGGATCAGAAACGTGCGGACCTGCTGGTCGACGCCGTGCTGTGCGGCCTGCCGCACGACGCGCTTCCCGAACTGCAGGGACGCCGGCCGAGCATCCAGATCGTGGTGGCCGCCGACACCCTGCTGAGCCTGGATGACGAGCCGGCTGATCTTTCCGGTTACGGGCCGATCACTGCCGAGACTGCGCGCCGGTACGCCGCGGACCAATCGGGCACCTGGCGCCGACTGCTCACCGACCCGGACACCGGCGCGTTGCTCGACATCGGTCGAGACAGCTACCGGCCGGTGCGACGTCTGCGCGACTTTGTGCTGGCCCGAGACGGCGTGTGTTGCTTTCCGACCTGTGGCCAACCCGGTTATCGCTGCGAATTCGAGCACATCGTCGCCTTCTCCGAAGGTGGTGAGACCTGCCGGTGTGGCGGCGCGCTGGCCTGCAAGCGGCATAACCTCTGCAAGATCGGCACCGGCTGGCAGTACCGCCGGTTACCCGACGGCGGTTACCAGTGGACCGACGACACCGGTCATGAGTACACCGGTTATCCGCCGCAGCGCTGGCATCCGTCCGCTAGCTCACCAGCGTCAACCACACCCGCTAGCTCACCAGCGTCACCCAGAGCTGACTCGGTTGACGACGACGCGCGTCGCCGAGCCGGCTGAGGCATGTCACCCGCCCCGCCGGGTCATCAGGTGAAGCCTCATCCGCCGGGCCGTACGATCTCGAACGTGCCATCACCGCCCGCCGTTCGCCGTGCCAGCTCACAGGACTCCTGTCCTGGCGCCCTGCGGGTCCATCAGGCAGCTGACGGAGGTCTCGCGCGGGTGCGTGTCCCGGGTGGAGTCCTGACCGGCCCGCAGTGGCAGGCCTTGATCGCTGCCGCCGAGCGACTGGGCAATGGCCAGCTGGAGCTCACCTCACGCGGCAACCTGCAACTGCGCGGGCTGGGAACCGGCGACGAGGCTGCGCTGGCCGCTCGCCTGCAGGACGCGGGCCTGTTGCCGTCGCTGACCCACGAGCGGGTGCGCAACCTGCTCGCCTCACCGTTGACCGGCCGGGACGGCGGCCTGCTGGACGTCCGCCCGCTGATCGCGGAGTTCGACCGCGCGCTGTGCGCCCGCCCGGCGCTGAGTGAGCTGTCCGGCCGGTTCCTGTTCGCCCTGGACGACGGCCGGGCCGACGTCCTGGCCGCCGAGCCCGACATCGCCGTCACCGCCACCTCGCCGCACTCGATGCAGCTGCTGTTGGCCGGCCGGCCGGTCGCGGCGCAGCGCCCCAGCAGCGCGGCGGTCGAGTTGATGCTCGCGGCCGCGGAGGCATTCCTGGCCGAACGCCAGGCTCAAGGCAGCGCCGCATGGCGGTTGGCCGAACTCATCCATGGCCCGGCCCGGGTCGCAGCCCGGCTCGGGATCGTCGACCGGGCTGGTCACACGACCGCGCGAGCAGCCGGTCACGCCCCAGCAGCCGGGCACCCCCCAGCAGCCGGGCACTCGACCGCGCCGGCGCCAGGGCGGGTGATCCGGCAGCGCGACGGCGCCAGCGCCCTGGTCATCGGCATCCCCCTGGGCAGTCTGAGCGCCGATCAGGCCCGGGCCTTTCTGCGGCCGCAGTTGATCCTGACGCCGTGGCGCAGCATCGTGGTGCCAGACCTGGACACCGCTGAGGCCGCCGAGTTGCTTGCCGACTGCGCCCGGCTGGGCATGATCACCGACGGGACCGACGCGCTACGCGATGTCACCGCCTGCACCGGCCGGCCGGGCTGCGCCTCAGCACTGGCCGACGTCCGGGCCGACGCCCTCGCGACGCACCGAGCCGCTGGCGTGCCCCTGTCCGCCGGTGTGCACTGGTCCGGCTGCGCCCGCCGATGCGGCCGGCCCGCCGGCGCCGTCACTGACCTGGTGGCGACCGGCGCCGGTTACCGGCTGAGCACCGGCGAACGGGCAGTAGAGGTCGGCTCTGCGCCGGCCGAGCTGACGGCGGCCCTACTCGCTGAGTCCGCGCTGACCGCTGACCCGGCGCTGGCAGGCTCCCGGTGAGCGACTACCTCACTGACGGCGCCGAGATCTACCGGCAGTCCTTCGCGACTATCCGCGCTGAGACGAACCTGGCTCAGCTGCCCACCGACCTGGCCAGGGTCGCGGTTCGCATGATCCACGCCTGTGGCATGACCGACCTGGTCCACGACCTGGACTACTCGCCCGGCGTGGTCGCCGCGGCTCGGAACGCGCTGCTGGCCGGCGCCCCGATCCTGTGCGACGCCCAGATGGTCGCCTCCGGGATCACCCGCCGACGGCTGCCGGCCGGCAACGAGGTGCTGTGCACCTTGAGCGATCCACAGGTGCCCCGACTCGCCGCCGAACTCGGCAACACCCGCAGTGCGGCTGCCCTGGAGCTGTGGCGGCCGAGATTGGCCGGCTCGGTGGTCGCGATCGGCAACGCCCCGACCGCCCTGTTCCGGCTGCTGGAGATGATCGAGGCCGGCGCCGGACGTCCGGCAGCCGTGATCGGCATACCGGTCGGCTTCATCGGCGCCGCCGAGTCCAAGCAGGCACTGGCTGAGTTCAGCGTCCGCACCGGCGCCACCGAGTACCTCATCGTCCGCGGCCGGCGCGGCGGTTCTGCCGTCACCGCCGCCGCGATCAACGCCATCGCCAGCGAGGAAGAGTGAGCCAGCTGCCCGCAACCACCGACCAGCCGACCAGTCCAGCCACCGGCCGGCTCACCGGCGTAGGCCTGGGACCCGGCGATCCGGAGCTGGTCACCGTCAAAGCCGCCAGATTGATCGGCGCCGCCGACGTCATCGCCTTCCACAGCGCTCGGCACGGGCGCAGTATCGCCCGGTCGGTGGCCGAGCCCTACCTGCGACCCGGCCAGATCGAAGAGCCG
This window encodes:
- a CDS encoding P-loop NTPase — protein: MTIVCEPDLKAALVLATSIGGDVRIVSAPGMALALLVNMTGRHPVVIGATVGLDEALRFTARVTEEHPAALVILIRQRLDDAEVARAIAAGAHAVLDSAVHDEIAHACSAATAPRTGGQIFAVLAAKGGCGKTTLATNLAVALQGAGERRVCLLDLDLEYGDIASALDLDTSRTLSHLIGKRDVGGLLDTGDLITASAESGLDCILAPVTPGDARRIRPAKIGLLLRALTRRYDVIVIDLPARFSPAVLVALDHAQHQVVVATPERPVLKHLRITLDILDLLGYRRTARAVLFNRSDPRVAITEGEGAAVVRGPVAAHVPTSVDVAASINSGVPLMVTHPRHAVSVAIQRFADSYAPVLPMSARARAAQDRDSRLGCSPHQGGSNAGTTA
- a CDS encoding response regulator transcription factor, with product MDISTVVDTTGDVPRARRLSESTTATGLIVVDSHPVTRLGLTLMVNGQSDMRTVGEAGTAAEAIGLISALRPDVVTIGLSLPDRPGLELAAELRDRFEGLGIVIFTARGEDDVLFRALETGASAFVSKTASSPEILGAIRHAAVAASCFSSRGLAAALRRRQLAPALPVLSERERQVLNLLLAGLSVPDLAGRLHISVSTAKTYVARLYDKLGANSKAQALLTAVRLGLVESAPAPARSGV
- a CDS encoding PfkB family carbohydrate kinase, with amino-acid sequence MSEVNVTEPDFDVIMQGTVFFDVVLTGLPALPTQGTELLAEGMGSCPGGVANLAVAASRLGLRTGLAAVFGDDVYGDFLWRTLAEQEGVDLSRSKRLAHWHSPVTVSLAVQRDRAMVTHSHPSPISASTLLADPPSAAAGVVHLGQEPEAWVSTAHKRGMLLFGDVGWDPSQQWSADVLQQLAELHAFLPNSTEAMAYTRTDDPRAALLQLADSVPVVVVTCGGQGSIAIDSLTGEEEWVPSLPVNAVDATGAGDVFAAAFVLATLRNWPLRHRLAFGNLCAALSVQQMGGSLAAPGWGDIADWLHAVQSQAARGSRAAGVLLHSYEFLADCLPAGRAPTVRRASATIARTSDA
- the cobN gene encoding cobaltochelatase subunit CobN, which translates into the protein MILLLSTSDTDLLSARASGADYRLANPARTEAEDLPDLLVGVELAVVRILGGYRMWEAGIDALLASGRPVVVLGGEQQPDAELMKLSTVPYGVSAEAHAYLAEGGPGNLGQLHRFLSDTVLLTGHGFEPPASTPLWGVLERQSRATEGPTVAVLYYRAHHVAGNTAFVHALCEAIEGKGGRALPVFCASLRAAEPELLSTLGAADALVVTVLAAGGTKPAAASAGGDDEAWDVGALAALDVPILQGLCLTSSRESWLANGDGLSPLDAATQVAIPEFDGRLITVPFSFKEVDADGLTVYVADPERADRVAGIAVRHARLRHIPPAQRKIAVMLSAYPTKHSRIGNAVGLDTPASVVRLLTAMREQGYDIGPVDGPDALPGVSALDGDALIHALIAAGGQDQDWLTAEQLAGNPVRITAADYRRWYDTLPADLREGIEQHWGAAPGTLFVDFSQDSQGEIVLAGLRAGNVVVMVQPPRGFGENPVAIYHDPDLPPSHHYFAAYRWLAEDFGAHAVVHVGKHGNLEWLPGKGAGMSASCATDAALGELPLIYPFLVNDPGEGTQAKRRAHATLVDHLIPPMARAESYGDITRLEQLLDEHASIAAMDPAKLPAIRAQIWTLIQAAKLDHDLGLADRPHDAEFDEFILHIDGWLCEIKDVQIRDGLHILGQAPQGEARVNLVLAMLRAKQVWGGQAAALPGLREALGLSEQGDEARTDVDEAEDLAHRLVAAMEARDWRVDAAGAVAGEILGAGDGRVALVSEVLAFAASEVVPRLARTTDELTNVLHALDGGYVPAGPSGSPLRGLINVLPTGRNFYSVDPKAIPSRLAWETGQAMADSLLARYRADTGDWPRSVGLSAWGTSAMRTAGDDVAEILALLGVRPVWDEASRRVSGLELISLAELDRPRIDVTVRISGFFRDAFPHVVAMLDDAVRLVADQDEPLEQNFIRAHAQADLAAHGDQRRATLRVFGSKPGAYGAGLLPLLDSRNWRDDADLAEVYAAWGGYAYGRGVEGIQARPDMENAYRRISIAAKNVDSREHDIADSDDYFQYHGGMVATVRALTGTAPAAYIGDSTNPDAVRTRTLSEETARIFRARVVNPRWLDAMQRHGYKGAFELAATVDYLFGYDATAGVVADWMYEKLAQTYVLDPQLQKFFAESNPWALHGIAERLLEAAQRKMWEHPDPDTLAALQQAFLDTEGDLEGGTGSSSDS